In a genomic window of Shouchella clausii:
- a CDS encoding MurR/RpiR family transcriptional regulator, with amino-acid sequence MILDKLVNKHFESLSENDLHIIKTIYDHIDEMKTMKIQDLAAYAHTSISSIHRLTKKIGLDGYSDLKSYIKLNNFTEGTSQDLMELLDQDIHQTRKYMEQLDFCQLNQLIDRAPYIYIYGTGAAQLDLANDVQRQLWTLHKKSQVIRSERDFTNGLGEMGEDDLLFIISLSGESENLDEIIHAIKTRKIKCVSLTTLRNNLLAQNAMFNIYVNSTPFCLYNKVENSSFLPFYIVVDIIVRKFSEWKMEQVGK; translated from the coding sequence ATGATTCTAGACAAGTTAGTCAATAAACACTTTGAATCACTAAGCGAGAATGACTTGCATATTATTAAGACGATTTATGACCATATTGATGAGATGAAGACGATGAAAATTCAGGATCTCGCTGCTTATGCCCACACTTCCATCTCTTCCATCCACCGTCTCACGAAAAAAATTGGTTTAGACGGCTACAGCGACTTAAAATCTTATATTAAATTGAACAATTTTACGGAAGGTACGAGCCAAGATTTAATGGAACTGCTTGACCAGGATATCCACCAGACGAGGAAGTACATGGAACAACTAGACTTTTGCCAATTAAACCAACTGATTGACCGCGCCCCATATATCTATATTTACGGAACAGGGGCTGCACAGCTAGATTTGGCGAATGATGTCCAGCGGCAGTTATGGACGCTGCACAAGAAATCTCAAGTCATACGAAGTGAACGGGATTTTACAAATGGACTCGGGGAAATGGGCGAAGACGATCTTTTGTTTATTATTTCTTTATCCGGCGAATCAGAAAACCTCGATGAAATTATTCACGCGATTAAAACAAGAAAGATAAAATGTGTGAGCCTGACCACATTAAGAAATAATTTACTCGCCCAAAATGCGATGTTTAATATTTATGTAAACAGCACTCCTTTTTGTTTGTATAACAAAGTCGAGAACTCTAGCTTTTTGCCGTTTTACATTGTGGTTGATATTATTGTGAGGAAATTCAGTGAGTGGAAAATGGAACAGGTGGGGAAATAA
- a CDS encoding DUF5381 family protein — protein sequence MNAISYRKSVAWGKALGSLVFVLVCLFLLYGAFFMDTTWIRTFFCITSAIIGIPFFGGYLVVCLPRALKSNTQLLTYDQKSISDGKKTVAWVDIENISYSGPSFQKWLFPQFPQLIFHLKNRETWTVSTYYLLTDSDIQSVLKLLRGLLSRNGKK from the coding sequence ATGAACGCAATCTCTTATCGGAAATCCGTGGCGTGGGGGAAAGCGCTAGGCAGTTTAGTGTTTGTGCTAGTTTGTCTGTTTTTGCTGTACGGCGCTTTTTTTATGGATACTACATGGATTCGTACATTTTTTTGTATTACATCCGCTATCATAGGGATTCCGTTTTTTGGTGGATATTTAGTGGTTTGCTTGCCACGGGCATTGAAATCAAACACGCAATTACTCACTTACGACCAAAAATCGATTTCGGACGGTAAAAAAACAGTAGCGTGGGTGGACATTGAAAACATCAGCTACAGTGGCCCGTCCTTTCAAAAATGGCTATTTCCGCAGTTTCCTCAACTGATTTTTCACTTGAAGAACAGAGAGACTTGGACCGTAAGTACTTATTATTTGCTAACAGACTCCGACATTCAGTCCGTCTTGAAGCTTTTGCGCGGGCTGCTTAGCCGCAACGGTAAGAAGTAA
- a CDS encoding SMI1/KNR4 family protein yields MKASIENLLRLLGDQHEAHHGIPESEIEAKERELGFSLPLVLRNYYKALGRSPHITQGCNNQYEPLQLKKLFIPDSTFFTTDKAFLVFYQVEESVIYCGIRLDDLEREDPPVYLCAWSFADWQLENQSLSRFLAGKALIQLGVEDRLPYWAIFDESTWDLFDYRDWMRLDDREDEIEEGSELNTWKIFVKDDVLIVFELSGSEEEGEAPLAVYLASFKQTSMENLLNELEKAANLPAYRTSLFEH; encoded by the coding sequence ATGAAAGCGAGCATCGAAAACCTCCTTCGTCTATTGGGAGACCAGCACGAGGCGCATCATGGGATTCCAGAGAGTGAGATCGAGGCGAAGGAACGAGAGCTTGGTTTTTCCTTGCCGCTGGTGCTACGGAATTACTACAAAGCGTTGGGACGGTCTCCACACATCACCCAAGGGTGCAACAATCAATACGAACCGCTGCAGTTGAAGAAGTTGTTTATTCCTGATAGCACTTTTTTTACGACAGACAAAGCATTTTTGGTTTTCTACCAAGTAGAAGAATCTGTGATCTATTGTGGGATCCGGTTGGACGATTTGGAAAGGGAAGACCCGCCAGTTTATTTATGCGCTTGGAGTTTCGCCGACTGGCAGTTAGAGAATCAGTCACTAAGCCGTTTTCTCGCTGGCAAAGCGCTAATTCAATTGGGTGTTGAAGATCGGCTGCCGTATTGGGCGATTTTCGATGAAAGCACGTGGGACTTGTTCGACTATCGCGACTGGATGCGTTTAGACGACCGCGAAGATGAGATAGAAGAAGGTTCCGAGCTTAATACGTGGAAAATCTTTGTGAAAGATGATGTGCTAATCGTGTTTGAACTTTCTGGTTCAGAAGAAGAAGGGGAAGCCCCGTTGGCGGTATATCTTGCTTCTTTTAAGCAAACGAGTATGGAGAATCTCCTAAACGAGCTAGAAAAGGCAGCGAACTTGCCCGCGTATCGAACCAGTCTGTTTGAACATTAA